A single Staphylococcus muscae DNA region contains:
- a CDS encoding DUF3267 domain-containing protein, producing the protein MLNCSRSIDIHSRFGIPRIAFISSVTVVITFLVSFEMFHYYSNVPFTDRHFLIFIISMICLYPLHKLIHVLTVLPYFRYIKIYKLMPKKWVPFYNIFLDKPVHKSYFCICLIAPLIVISILCVIIATKSPHYGHYLMFLLALNAGFSVMDILYLKVILFCKRGQYVEEHVNGFVLLEKNGKSDYMSIG; encoded by the coding sequence ATGCTTAATTGTTCAAGATCGATTGACATTCATTCACGGTTTGGTATTCCGCGTATTGCATTTATTAGTTCTGTAACTGTCGTTATCACATTTCTCGTTAGTTTTGAAATGTTTCATTATTATTCCAATGTCCCATTTACGGATAGGCATTTTTTAATATTTATTATTTCGATGATATGCTTATATCCATTACACAAACTGATACATGTCTTAACGGTATTACCTTATTTTCGATATATTAAAATTTACAAATTAATGCCTAAAAAGTGGGTTCCTTTCTACAATATATTTTTAGATAAACCTGTGCATAAATCTTATTTTTGTATTTGTTTGATTGCACCTTTAATCGTTATATCGATTCTGTGTGTCATCATTGCAACGAAGTCACCACACTACGGTCATTATTTGATGTTTTTATTAGCACTGAATGCCGGATTTTCTGTAATGGATATACTCTATTTGAAAGTAATACTATTCTGTAAAAGAGGACAATACGTAGAAGAACACGTCAATGGGTTTGTTCTTTTAGAAAAAAATGGTAAATCTGATTATATGTCTATTGGCTAA
- a CDS encoding DUF3969 family protein, producing the protein MILFENTREVEKFALIIIHGLFSQMNKGLISIENAEHIFFTPHTITELEKLNVDQSIIELIHLGTELEDLEDFAISVKEETDKFLAQTEQLLTNYQDVEFTEKILTDLKIIKKNTDV; encoded by the coding sequence ATGATTTTATTTGAAAATACCAGAGAAGTAGAAAAATTTGCATTAATAATAATACATGGTTTATTTTCTCAAATGAATAAGGGATTAATCAGTATAGAAAATGCAGAACATATATTTTTTACGCCTCACACAATAACAGAATTAGAAAAACTAAATGTTGATCAGTCTATCATCGAGTTAATCCATCTTGGTACAGAGCTTGAAGATTTAGAAGACTTCGCTATTTCAGTTAAAGAAGAAACCGATAAATTTCTTGCACAAACAGAACAACTCTTAACCAACTATCAAGATGTTGAATTCACTGAAAAAATATTGACCGATTTAAAAATAATAAAAAAAAATACAGATGTATAA
- a CDS encoding signal transduction protein TRAP produces the protein MNFFITYGTLSFLQQIQSKHKNRDLLIFAGEGHAIIFEETDLDTIFQQPNEYRVLSHVGELSESDFQVLITIPTSEDHKYQLEKQLETYQPALEENADYHSFRLLKSTHQNVYKALLGFTSRNAYDDYKKSSAFRNNLSLEATKPLAGASAVHTPYIEQYFYPSQDISEEENNV, from the coding sequence ATGAACTTTTTCATTACTTATGGGACATTAAGCTTTTTACAACAAATTCAAAGCAAACATAAAAATCGTGACTTGCTTATTTTTGCAGGAGAAGGCCATGCAATTATATTTGAAGAGACGGATTTAGATACCATTTTTCAACAGCCGAATGAATATCGAGTATTATCACACGTCGGAGAACTATCCGAGTCTGATTTTCAAGTTTTAATTACTATACCAACCTCAGAAGACCATAAATATCAACTAGAAAAACAATTAGAAACTTATCAACCAGCTTTAGAAGAAAATGCTGACTACCATAGCTTTCGCTTATTGAAATCAACACATCAAAATGTCTATAAAGCCCTTCTCGGTTTTACTTCTAGAAATGCTTACGATGATTATAAAAAATCAAGTGCTTTCCGTAACAATTTATCCCTAGAAGCAACGAAACCTTTAGCAGGCGCATCTGCTGTACATACACCCTATATCGAACAATACTTCTATCCGAGTCAGGATATCTCTGAAGAAGAAAATAACGTGTAA
- the hemY gene encoding protoporphyrinogen oxidase, producing the protein MTKVAIVGAGITGLTSAYFIKKHYPEIDVTIYEATDRPGGKVKTAYRDGYVIELGPESYLGRKTIMTDVAKDIGIADEDIVTNETGQSYIFANNELYPIPGGAILGVPTDIKPFMTTQLISMKGKLRALKDLTIKPVDMPEGDMSVGAFFRERLGDELLENLIEPLLSGIYGTDIDELSLMSTFPHFKSLEEQHGSIIKGMQQVRKARLEKEDQRRSGAQGQFKQFRRGLYDFIEHLETWLIAQDVSIQYNTQVKDLISTQKGYHIVLDDDTQPFYDGVIVATPHQTFRQWFDKDPMFDYFDELDASSVATIVFAFDEDDIENIHNGTGFVIARTSQTDITACTWTSKKWPHTTPEGKVLIRAYVGKQGDNIVNEKTDEELVQIARRDLEQMMTFKGEPEFTIVNKMPYASPQYHVGHIDKIKQIQQHILDNYQHLQITGAPFEAVGLPDCISQAYQAVENLLPRIR; encoded by the coding sequence ATGACAAAGGTAGCAATAGTTGGTGCAGGAATCACGGGATTAACGAGTGCATATTTTATTAAAAAACATTATCCAGAAATAGACGTCACAATTTATGAAGCAACAGATAGACCAGGTGGTAAGGTGAAGACTGCTTATCGTGACGGATATGTGATTGAACTTGGTCCCGAATCATATTTAGGGCGTAAAACGATTATGACCGATGTCGCAAAAGATATTGGTATTGCAGATGAAGATATTGTGACAAATGAAACAGGCCAATCGTATATTTTTGCGAATAATGAATTGTATCCTATTCCCGGTGGTGCCATTTTAGGTGTACCAACCGACATTAAGCCATTTATGACGACGCAATTGATTTCTATGAAAGGGAAGCTACGTGCATTAAAAGATCTGACGATTAAGCCTGTCGATATGCCTGAAGGAGATATGTCTGTTGGTGCTTTTTTTCGTGAGCGTTTAGGGGATGAACTACTAGAGAACTTAATTGAACCATTATTGAGCGGTATCTATGGTACAGATATTGATGAATTGAGTTTAATGAGTACGTTTCCACATTTTAAGTCACTTGAAGAACAACATGGCAGTATCATAAAAGGCATGCAACAAGTGCGTAAAGCTCGATTAGAAAAGGAAGATCAACGTAGAAGCGGTGCACAAGGCCAATTTAAACAATTTAGACGAGGGTTATATGATTTCATTGAGCATCTAGAGACATGGTTGATTGCTCAGGATGTTTCAATACAATATAATACCCAAGTGAAAGATTTAATATCAACACAAAAAGGATATCATATTGTGTTAGATGATGATACACAGCCATTTTATGATGGTGTTATCGTTGCAACACCACACCAAACTTTCCGTCAGTGGTTCGATAAGGATCCGATGTTTGATTATTTTGATGAGCTAGATGCATCTTCTGTTGCAACAATCGTCTTTGCATTTGACGAAGATGATATTGAGAATATCCATAACGGTACAGGGTTTGTTATTGCAAGAACAAGTCAAACGGATATTACCGCTTGCACATGGACGTCAAAAAAATGGCCGCATACAACGCCTGAAGGAAAGGTTTTGATACGTGCGTATGTGGGGAAACAAGGCGATAATATCGTGAATGAGAAAACAGATGAAGAACTTGTTCAAATTGCACGTCGTGATCTCGAACAAATGATGACGTTCAAAGGCGAACCAGAATTTACAATCGTAAATAAAATGCCGTATGCTAGCCCACAATATCATGTTGGACATATTGATAAAATAAAACAAATTCAACAACATATTTTAGATAATTATCAGCATTTACAAATAACTGGAGCACCATTTGAAGCGGTCGGTTTACCAGATTGTATCAGCCAAGCATATCAAGCTGTTGAAAATCTATTACCTCGTATTCGATAA
- the hemH gene encoding ferrochelatase, with the protein MTKTVGLLVMAYGTPYKKSDIEPYYTDIRRGRKPSQAELDDLTQRYEAIGGLSPLAGTTERQGEALVNALNESGLYKDTEFKLYIGLKHIHPFIEDTVIQMHKDGITEAITVVLAPHYSKFSIGSYNKRAKEKADEFGITLHHVNSYFEQPKFIDYWSMRINEVLENIPVDEHDDTMLVVSAHSLPERMILESNDPYPEQISKTARLIAEHIPLKHISVGWQSAGNTGTPWLAPDVQDLTRELHGILGSKHFIYTPLGFVAEHLEVLYDNDYECKVVCDEVGAMYHRPPMPDTHPLFIGAIVDEISNIY; encoded by the coding sequence ATGACTAAAACAGTTGGTTTGTTAGTGATGGCTTATGGAACGCCATATAAAAAAAGTGATATCGAACCGTATTATACGGATATCAGACGTGGACGAAAACCAAGTCAAGCAGAATTAGACGATCTTACACAACGTTATGAAGCGATTGGTGGTTTATCTCCATTGGCAGGTACGACTGAACGTCAAGGAGAAGCGCTTGTCAATGCACTTAATGAGAGTGGTTTATATAAAGATACTGAATTTAAATTGTACATTGGTTTGAAACACATTCATCCATTTATTGAAGATACAGTGATACAAATGCATAAAGATGGTATTACAGAAGCGATAACGGTTGTATTAGCGCCACATTATTCAAAGTTTTCAATTGGCTCATACAATAAGCGTGCTAAGGAAAAAGCAGACGAATTTGGTATAACACTACATCATGTTAATAGTTATTTTGAACAACCGAAATTCATTGATTACTGGTCAATGCGTATTAATGAAGTACTTGAAAATATTCCTGTCGACGAACATGACGACACAATGCTTGTTGTATCTGCGCACAGTTTACCAGAAAGAATGATTTTAGAAAGTAACGATCCATATCCTGAACAAATTTCAAAAACAGCAAGATTAATTGCAGAACATATTCCATTGAAACATATTTCGGTAGGGTGGCAATCAGCGGGAAATACTGGAACGCCATGGCTTGCACCAGATGTTCAGGACTTAACACGTGAATTGCACGGTATTTTAGGTAGTAAGCATTTTATCTATACACCACTTGGCTTCGTTGCAGAACATCTCGAAGTTTTATATGACAATGATTATGAATGTAAAGTTGTTTGTGACGAAGTGGGTGCAATGTATCATCGTCCGCCAATGCCGGATACACATCCTTTATTTATTGGTGCAATTGTAGATGAAATTTCTAACATTTATTAA
- the hemE gene encoding uroporphyrinogen decarboxylase has translation MNNTFNDTMLRAIKGEQATHTPVWFMRQAGRSQPEYRKLKEKYSLFDITHQPEICAYVTKLPVDQYNTDAAVLYKDIMTPLKAIGVDVEIKSGIGPVISNPIRQYSDVTALGQIDPKRDVPYVLDTIKLLTQEQLNVPLIGFTGAPFTLASYMIEGGPSKNYNKTKAMMYSDEATWFKLMDTLADMSITYVKGQVEAGAQIIQIFDSWVGALNESDYKYYIQPCMNKLVAGIKALNTPVILFGVGASHLIDAWHDLPIDVLGLDWRTSISEAGQQGVTKTVQGNLDPSILLAPWDVIEARLKPILDQGLAHAGGHIFNLGHGVFPEVSPDTLRRVAQFVHDYTAKK, from the coding sequence ATGAATAATACGTTTAACGATACAATGTTGCGAGCAATCAAAGGGGAACAGGCTACGCATACACCAGTTTGGTTTATGCGCCAAGCAGGTCGTTCTCAACCAGAATATCGAAAATTAAAAGAAAAATATTCATTATTTGATATCACACATCAACCGGAAATTTGTGCATATGTGACCAAGTTGCCAGTAGATCAATATAATACAGATGCTGCTGTACTGTATAAAGATATTATGACGCCACTCAAAGCCATTGGTGTCGATGTTGAGATTAAATCAGGGATTGGACCAGTGATTTCTAATCCGATTCGTCAATATTCAGATGTTACAGCACTTGGACAAATTGATCCAAAACGTGACGTTCCTTACGTTCTAGATACGATTAAGCTACTGACACAAGAACAATTAAATGTACCGCTTATCGGTTTTACAGGCGCGCCATTCACTTTAGCCAGTTATATGATAGAAGGTGGCCCTTCAAAGAATTACAATAAAACAAAAGCGATGATGTACAGTGACGAAGCGACTTGGTTCAAGTTAATGGATACACTGGCAGATATGTCGATTACATATGTAAAAGGACAAGTCGAAGCAGGCGCACAAATCATTCAAATTTTTGATTCTTGGGTTGGTGCACTGAATGAATCAGACTATAAATATTATATTCAACCTTGTATGAATAAGTTAGTTGCAGGCATTAAAGCATTGAATACACCTGTCATTTTATTCGGTGTAGGTGCAAGTCATCTAATTGATGCATGGCACGATCTACCTATTGATGTTTTAGGTCTTGATTGGCGTACATCTATCAGTGAAGCGGGACAACAAGGTGTAACAAAAACAGTACAAGGGAATTTAGATCCAAGTATTTTACTCGCACCTTGGGATGTGATTGAAGCTCGACTTAAACCTATCTTAGATCAAGGATTGGCGCATGCAGGGGGGCATATCTTTAATCTAGGACATGGTGTATTTCCTGAAGTATCACCAGACACATTGCGACGTGTGGCACAATTTGTACACGACTATACGGCAAAAAAATAA
- a CDS encoding HIT family protein has protein sequence MSETIFSKIIAGEIPSYKVYENEYVYAFLDISQVSKGHTLLIPKKASPNIFETDAETMKHIGEALPIVANAIKTAFNPDGLNIIQNNGSYAAQSVFHIHFHLIPRYENDVDGFDYKWETHEDIIDDAQKEEIAKQIASHI, from the coding sequence ATGTCAGAAACAATCTTTTCAAAAATCATTGCGGGAGAAATACCAAGTTATAAAGTTTATGAGAATGAGTATGTCTATGCTTTCTTAGATATTTCTCAAGTATCCAAGGGGCATACATTGTTAATTCCTAAAAAGGCATCTCCTAATATTTTCGAAACAGATGCTGAAACAATGAAACATATTGGTGAAGCTTTACCGATTGTAGCGAATGCGATTAAAACAGCGTTTAATCCAGATGGCTTAAACATTATCCAAAATAATGGGTCATATGCAGCGCAATCAGTTTTCCACATCCATTTCCATCTCATTCCACGATATGAAAATGACGTTGATGGATTTGATTATAAATGGGAAACACATGAAGATATTATTGACGATGCGCAAAAAGAAGAGATTGCGAAACAAATCGCATCACACATTTAA
- a CDS encoding Ltp family lipoprotein, with translation MSNDATNQNFNPTKKIEQQVQPSKETSSNSKKWWLWGCGGCGGCLVIIIILSVAFTFLAGAIIDNVDEELQKDPLLQNPPSKTDDSSGHTGVKSEKERALEQAKIYSNDLYMSKEMIYQTLTSNDGDKFPAEAAQYAIDNLHADYKQNAVKKAESYANDMNMSKNEIYDQLTSPYGELYTKEEAQYAIDHMK, from the coding sequence ATGTCAAACGACGCAACAAATCAAAATTTCAATCCTACCAAAAAGATTGAACAACAAGTACAACCAAGTAAGGAGACATCATCAAATTCTAAGAAATGGTGGCTATGGGGCTGCGGTGGTTGTGGTGGCTGCCTTGTTATCATCATTATTCTCAGTGTTGCATTCACTTTCTTAGCTGGCGCTATTATAGATAATGTTGATGAAGAACTTCAAAAAGATCCGCTCCTACAAAATCCCCCTTCAAAAACAGATGATAGTTCAGGACATACAGGGGTAAAAAGTGAAAAAGAAAGAGCACTCGAACAAGCAAAAATCTATTCAAACGATCTTTATATGTCAAAAGAGATGATTTATCAAACATTAACATCGAATGATGGAGATAAATTCCCAGCAGAAGCAGCACAATATGCCATTGACAACTTACATGCAGATTACAAACAGAATGCCGTGAAGAAAGCTGAATCATACGCAAATGATATGAACATGTCGAAAAATGAAATATATGATCAACTCACATCACCATATGGTGAATTATATACGAAAGAAGAAGCGCAATACGCAATCGACCATATGAAATAG
- a CDS encoding HTH-type transcriptional regulator Hpr, which yields MTDKQHQIESILYTHKAAMLSKVIWKNAENDWQAWLKKSGITMNEHLILMTIYAFKKVTISDISRYGVMHVSTAYNFAKRLESQELLKLEKDTNDKRNTFIVLTEAGHSLVEDIFDQYDMSHNSIYRVAQEYNNEMFQFPSFSDEHYLVSQLQGKAFLDGINQCHDHLRENLLDEK from the coding sequence ATGACCGATAAACAGCACCAAATTGAGAGTATTTTATACACACATAAAGCTGCTATGCTATCAAAAGTCATCTGGAAAAATGCAGAAAATGACTGGCAAGCTTGGCTTAAAAAATCCGGCATTACAATGAATGAACATTTGATTCTAATGACTATTTATGCATTTAAAAAGGTAACTATTTCTGATATTTCACGTTACGGTGTGATGCATGTATCAACTGCTTACAATTTCGCAAAGCGCTTAGAGTCACAAGAATTACTAAAATTAGAAAAAGATACAAATGATAAACGTAATACATTTATCGTTTTAACTGAAGCAGGTCATTCACTTGTAGAAGATATTTTTGACCAATATGATATGTCACATAACAGCATTTATCGTGTAGCTCAAGAATATAATAATGAAATGTTTCAGTTTCCAAGTTTCAGTGATGAACATTATCTTGTTTCTCAATTACAAGGTAAAGCATTTTTAGATGGTATCAATCAATGCCATGATCATCTAAGAGAAAATTTACTTGACGAGAAATAG
- a CDS encoding RBBP9/YdeN family alpha/beta hydrolase, with product MTNVYIVHGYQANSRDHWFPWLKRTLEIEGHQVTVLDLPNTNRPNGSEWVSYMKEHITEVNNDTIFIAHSLGVITTLKFIQDLDVAQVGSLAMVSGFKGDLPKNDLLPDQEVLDSFFNWELDYELLHNKVLHMFGVAAKDDYVVPIEATQKLCEVLDCKLYELDTGGHFCKEDGYDAFLFLKNKILQKFD from the coding sequence ATGACAAATGTTTATATTGTACACGGATACCAAGCGAATAGTCGAGATCATTGGTTTCCTTGGTTAAAAAGAACTTTAGAAATCGAAGGGCACCAAGTTACAGTACTTGATTTACCTAATACGAATCGGCCAAATGGTAGTGAATGGGTCTCGTATATGAAAGAGCATATTACTGAAGTAAATAATGACACAATATTTATTGCACATAGCTTAGGCGTAATAACAACATTAAAATTCATACAAGATCTAGACGTCGCCCAAGTAGGTAGCTTAGCAATGGTATCTGGTTTTAAAGGAGACTTGCCAAAGAATGATCTATTACCTGATCAAGAAGTGCTCGATTCCTTCTTCAACTGGGAACTAGACTATGAGTTATTACATAATAAAGTGCTACATATGTTTGGTGTCGCTGCAAAAGATGATTACGTTGTACCAATAGAAGCAACACAAAAACTATGTGAAGTATTAGACTGTAAGCTATATGAATTAGACACCGGAGGGCATTTTTGTAAGGAAGACGGATACGATGCATTTTTATTTTTGAAGAACAAAATCTTACAGAAATTTGACTAA
- a CDS encoding YtxH domain-containing protein: protein MKLANVTLGLAVGIATGVSLVLMERQNQSLGAKARVGTSSDISDDLDIIKAQMNQIKDHALTIKEDSTDFAQSIGGDLKTTLGEFKADITPNIKRLQGYRKENIQNRGNEITNFPTKSKIMIYKLKIFGIFSE, encoded by the coding sequence ATGAAATTAGCGAATGTTACGCTTGGACTTGCTGTCGGAATTGCAACGGGTGTCAGCTTAGTATTAATGGAACGACAAAATCAATCATTGGGTGCCAAAGCACGAGTAGGTACATCATCTGACATTTCAGATGATCTAGATATCATCAAAGCACAAATGAATCAAATTAAAGACCATGCTTTAACGATTAAAGAAGATAGTACCGACTTTGCACAATCAATAGGTGGAGATCTCAAAACAACTTTAGGTGAATTTAAAGCGGATATCACTCCAAATATCAAAAGATTACAAGGATATAGAAAAGAAAATATCCAAAATCGTGGAAATGAAATCACAAATTTTCCAACAAAAAGTAAAATTATGATATATAAATTAAAAATATTTGGTATTTTTAGTGAGTAA
- a CDS encoding foldase protein PrsA, translated as MKKGLQKLIIPLSASALLLGACGNSAPSSKDETLISSKAGDVKVEDVLEDIGSNQIASSSFKILLGKILEDKYADKVDEKQLEKDLDQQIEKYGGKERVESLLKQQKLTMDEYKEQRKLVEYQKQLLNEKVEMSDKEIKEKTKKASHILIKVKKNDDDKEGLSDKEAKKKINDIKSQLDKDPKSFDKIAKDESMDSSSENNGSLGYVIKGQMVKPFEKALFKLKDNEISDVVKTDYGYHIIRADKPSDFDKEKSKLKSKLIQNKIQEEPKILTDAYKSLLDEYNVDYKDRDIKNAIEDSILNPEALQKAAQGNQNGQGLGV; from the coding sequence ATGAAAAAAGGATTACAAAAACTGATTATTCCGTTATCTGCAAGTGCATTGTTATTAGGTGCTTGTGGTAATAGTGCCCCATCATCAAAAGACGAAACATTGATTTCATCTAAAGCAGGTGACGTCAAAGTAGAGGATGTTTTAGAAGATATTGGTAGTAACCAAATTGCAAGTAGTTCATTTAAAATCTTACTAGGAAAAATATTAGAAGATAAGTATGCAGACAAAGTAGATGAAAAACAACTTGAGAAAGACCTCGATCAGCAAATTGAAAAATACGGTGGCAAAGAACGTGTTGAAAGCTTGCTGAAGCAACAAAAATTAACAATGGATGAATATAAAGAGCAACGTAAACTCGTTGAATATCAAAAGCAATTGCTTAACGAAAAAGTAGAAATGTCAGATAAAGAAATTAAAGAAAAGACAAAGAAAGCATCGCATATTTTGATAAAAGTAAAGAAAAATGATGATGACAAAGAAGGGTTATCTGATAAAGAAGCGAAAAAGAAAATCAATGACATCAAATCACAGCTTGATAAAGATCCTAAATCATTCGATAAAATAGCGAAAGACGAATCAATGGATTCAAGTAGTGAGAATAATGGAAGTCTTGGATACGTCATTAAAGGTCAGATGGTCAAACCATTTGAAAAAGCACTTTTCAAATTAAAAGATAATGAAATCTCAGATGTCGTCAAAACAGATTATGGTTATCACATCATTCGTGCAGACAAACCGTCTGATTTTGATAAAGAAAAATCAAAACTAAAATCAAAATTGATTCAAAATAAAATTCAAGAAGAACCAAAAATCTTAACAGATGCATATAAATCATTGTTAGATGAATATAATGTCGATTATAAAGACCGTGATATTAAAAATGCGATTGAAGATTCTATCTTAAATCCAGAAGCATTACAAAAAGCAGCTCAAGGGAACCAAAATGGACAAGGATTGGGCGTATAA
- the ecsB gene encoding ABC transporter permease EcsB translates to MMTAKQLFNQRYRAMRKEAQYYNKFIFNGHFTVFLVILIGAFILGYGEWLKDIPTGINYFLFISIVLAISSIFPLKTYLVEADSLFLLPFESQMKDYIQKSIWTSYYKRLPLQVILLVISYPLIHALAPNQTTQFIVICLFTLLLPLIGLFVKWYWFLYGLEAWSINVILGILNLSAIYVMLASGSLHSLGAPIALIVLAVFLQKLTKQHRLPWTFLIKQAHQHQANYYKFVSMFTDVKGLQERAVRRRYLDFLLATPTSFHEGAMYPFLFKRNFLRGKDAFNLTLRLVVITVLLMSWLNHPYVSIVIGCMAMYILIMQMSQFYTQEAYGLWPQVWPPSEALVILGYQKFLTGTTSVMAAILSVVYLVFNIQHGYLIVLLFIVSYLTIHRTIKKLKYKESLLRD, encoded by the coding sequence ATGATGACAGCGAAGCAACTTTTCAACCAAAGATATCGTGCAATGCGAAAAGAAGCACAATATTATAATAAATTTATTTTTAATGGGCATTTTACTGTCTTTTTAGTCATTCTTATAGGAGCATTTATTCTCGGGTATGGAGAGTGGTTAAAAGACATACCAACGGGCATTAACTATTTTCTATTTATTTCAATTGTGTTAGCAATCAGTTCTATTTTTCCATTAAAAACGTATTTAGTAGAAGCAGATAGTCTTTTTTTATTACCTTTTGAGTCACAGATGAAAGATTATATACAAAAAAGTATTTGGACGAGCTATTACAAACGATTGCCATTACAAGTGATATTGCTTGTGATTTCATATCCGTTAATACATGCGTTAGCACCGAATCAAACAACTCAGTTTATAGTCATTTGTTTGTTCACGCTACTATTACCGCTTATAGGTTTATTTGTGAAATGGTACTGGTTTTTATATGGACTAGAAGCTTGGTCAATCAATGTTATATTAGGGATTTTAAACTTATCGGCAATATATGTCATGTTAGCATCTGGCAGTTTACACAGTTTGGGTGCACCAATAGCACTTATTGTACTCGCAGTATTTTTACAAAAATTAACGAAGCAACATCGCTTGCCGTGGACTTTCTTAATAAAACAAGCACATCAACATCAGGCGAATTACTATAAATTTGTAAGTATGTTTACAGATGTAAAAGGATTACAAGAACGTGCAGTTCGAAGACGTTACTTGGACTTCTTACTAGCAACACCAACATCATTTCACGAAGGAGCGATGTACCCATTTTTATTCAAGCGTAACTTTTTACGTGGAAAAGATGCATTTAATCTGACATTACGATTAGTTGTGATTACGGTGTTACTGATGTCCTGGTTAAATCATCCTTATGTGAGTATCGTGATAGGTTGTATGGCGATGTATATTTTAATAATGCAGATGTCACAATTTTACACACAAGAGGCGTATGGCTTATGGCCACAAGTTTGGCCGCCATCTGAAGCGCTTGTTATTCTGGGCTATCAAAAGTTTTTAACAGGTACAACGAGCGTGATGGCAGCGATATTGAGTGTCGTGTATTTAGTATTTAATATACAACATGGTTATCTGATTGTATTGTTATTTATAGTCAGCTATTTGACAATACATCGCACAATCAAAAAATTAAAATATAAAGAATCTTTATTACGAGATTAA
- a CDS encoding tyrosine-type recombinase/integrase: MRHTHASALLTNGLSIQYISKRLGHSIIEITWRVYIHLLEEHKKEQGQRVRELFS; encoded by the coding sequence ATTAGGCACACTCATGCCTCTGCCCTTTTAACTAACGGACTATCTATCCAATACATTAGTAAACGTCTCGGCCATTCAATCATAGAAATAACTTGGCGTGTATATATTCATTTGCTTGAAGAACATAAAAAAGAGCAAGGTCAGCGTGTCAGAGAATTATTTTCTTGA
- the ecsA gene encoding ABC transporter ATP-binding protein EcsA, with protein sequence MTVKVEHLTGGYGKKPVIKDISFALKSGEIVGLIGLNGVGKSTTIKHILGLLTPSEGKMSISGIDINEDIHTYRKKLSYIPESPVIYETLTLKEHIYMTAMAYGINQETAMTRAQPLLKTFRLEEQLEVFPSHFSKGMKQKVMIICAFIVDPDLYIIDEPFLGLDPLGIQSMLDLMEAKKQEGRTVLMSTHILATAERYCDRFIILDKGEIIGVGDLETLRQQFKMPNATLDDIYIRSTQGVGQ encoded by the coding sequence ATGACTGTAAAAGTTGAACATTTAACAGGTGGTTATGGGAAAAAGCCTGTTATTAAAGATATATCATTTGCATTAAAGTCTGGTGAGATTGTTGGATTGATTGGCTTGAATGGCGTAGGTAAAAGTACGACGATTAAGCATATTTTAGGATTATTGACACCGAGTGAAGGGAAGATGTCGATTTCGGGCATTGATATTAATGAAGATATACATACTTATCGAAAAAAACTATCTTATATTCCGGAATCACCAGTCATTTATGAAACACTAACTTTAAAAGAACATATTTATATGACGGCAATGGCGTATGGTATTAATCAGGAGACGGCAATGACTCGAGCACAGCCGTTATTGAAAACTTTCCGCCTTGAAGAACAACTCGAGGTTTTTCCAAGTCACTTTTCTAAAGGGATGAAACAGAAGGTCATGATTATTTGTGCCTTTATCGTTGACCCAGATTTATATATTATTGATGAACCTTTCTTAGGACTTGATCCGCTTGGTATTCAGTCAATGCTTGATTTGATGGAAGCCAAAAAACAAGAAGGGCGTACCGTACTGATGAGTACACACATATTAGCCACAGCAGAACGCTATTGTGATCGATTCATTATATTAGATAAAGGTGAAATTATTGGAGTGGGTGATTTAGAGACGTTACGCCAACAATTTAAAATGCCAAATGCGACTTTGGATGATATTTATATCCGTTCGACGCAAGGAGTCGGTCAATGA